From a region of the Gammaproteobacteria bacterium genome:
- a CDS encoding membrane-bound lytic murein transglycosylase D, giving the protein MIRKNNFQFLVAFSAAVFVAITLVPIHSGADPDLPDEAFAQNIPANDPFPHQVELAARVNFWRHVFGVWGNRQVALHDMSNPGLVYEVLSLPEGTRGANRKDFINEHVEDLMRRLYTLEQKVALGKDLDDNEQGLLNKFRTLGKISQLAGAHDRVRIQYGIRDKFLNGVEASGRYDAIFRRIFRSYGVPEDLAFLPHVESSFQAHARSGAGAVGIWQFTLPAARTFMKVNAAVDERYDPVLAAEGCARYLAYAHEKLGDWGLAITSYNHGVGGMARAESEFGNDFLRILEEYEGPQFGFDSRNFYVEFLAAREVARHAERYFAEVHRERPQAWEKVALDHSAPIYKVARDYGVTLSELTEMNTALTNSALKGRVSLPEGTSIWLPSGTQQRLASRSPEEEEETTVESKIRVVRTPDPTQGRMMAMIDENSLSASTRIDTPTTYRRALSVRNKMDKDANSNESQDSEEKINIVREKKVESKAKETIVKANEKSQVSDTKVTVIKTVVPVKTLVKVEMKKAARDKVTQVPVTLAKVVPSHGKMANRDKAAMTMVKKTLVAAIKVVPNQKQAIVPAKGKIAMTKSPTPAVVKVSLSHTKDKNAAIKIAMTKAVSVKAIVNKPIAVVAPIPKKAIAGGKLATTLKVNGRRG; this is encoded by the coding sequence ATGATACGCAAAAATAATTTTCAATTCCTGGTGGCATTCAGTGCTGCTGTGTTCGTGGCAATCACACTCGTCCCAATTCATAGTGGTGCTGATCCCGACCTTCCAGACGAAGCATTTGCCCAGAACATTCCGGCCAATGACCCATTTCCTCACCAGGTGGAGCTCGCCGCGCGAGTAAATTTTTGGCGTCATGTCTTCGGCGTCTGGGGAAATCGCCAGGTGGCGCTGCACGATATGAGCAATCCTGGATTAGTGTATGAAGTATTGAGTCTGCCCGAGGGAACCCGTGGCGCGAATCGAAAGGATTTTATTAATGAGCATGTTGAGGATCTCATGCGCCGTCTTTATACCCTGGAACAAAAAGTGGCGCTGGGAAAAGATCTTGATGATAACGAGCAAGGATTACTTAATAAATTTAGAACGCTGGGGAAGATTTCCCAACTTGCTGGTGCTCATGATCGAGTACGTATTCAGTACGGCATTCGTGACAAATTCTTGAATGGTGTGGAAGCGAGTGGGCGTTATGATGCTATCTTCCGACGCATTTTTCGTTCTTATGGCGTGCCGGAGGATTTAGCCTTCCTGCCTCATGTCGAGTCTTCCTTTCAGGCCCATGCGCGTTCCGGTGCGGGAGCCGTAGGAATTTGGCAATTTACCTTGCCAGCAGCGCGGACCTTCATGAAAGTCAACGCAGCGGTGGATGAACGCTATGACCCGGTGCTGGCTGCTGAGGGGTGTGCGCGTTATCTTGCCTATGCGCATGAAAAACTCGGTGATTGGGGCCTCGCCATTACTTCTTATAACCATGGTGTTGGGGGCATGGCGCGGGCGGAGTCCGAATTTGGAAATGATTTTTTACGCATCTTGGAGGAATATGAAGGTCCTCAGTTCGGTTTTGATTCGCGTAATTTCTATGTAGAATTTTTGGCGGCCCGCGAAGTAGCTCGCCACGCCGAGCGTTATTTCGCTGAGGTTCACCGCGAGCGTCCACAGGCCTGGGAAAAAGTGGCGCTGGATCACTCTGCTCCGATTTATAAGGTGGCGCGTGACTACGGGGTTACCTTGAGCGAACTCACGGAAATGAATACCGCCTTGACCAATAGTGCGTTGAAGGGTCGAGTTTCCCTCCCGGAGGGTACTTCGATTTGGCTGCCATCGGGGACTCAGCAACGGCTGGCCTCTCGTTCGCCGGAAGAAGAAGAGGAGACGACTGTTGAAAGTAAAATTCGGGTTGTTCGTACTCCTGATCCAACCCAAGGTCGGATGATGGCTATGATCGATGAAAATTCCCTGTCGGCAAGCACTAGGATAGACACTCCAACTACTTATCGTCGTGCTTTGTCTGTTCGCAATAAGATGGATAAAGACGCGAATAGTAATGAATCTCAGGATTCCGAAGAAAAGATCAACATTGTGCGTGAAAAGAAAGTGGAATCGAAAGCTAAGGAAACCATAGTAAAAGCAAATGAAAAGTCGCAAGTAAGCGATACTAAGGTTACCGTGATCAAGACTGTGGTTCCCGTTAAAACTTTGGTGAAAGTGGAGATGAAGAAAGCTGCCAGGGATAAAGTCACGCAAGTTCCAGTTACCTTGGCCAAGGTTGTTCCAAGTCACGGAAAAATGGCCAATCGGGACAAGGCTGCCATGACCATGGTCAAAAAAACACTAGTTGCTGCGATCAAGGTGGTTCCTAATCAGAAACAAGCAATCGTGCCAGCTAAGGGTAAGATTGCCATGACTAAGTCCCCCACTCCAGCAGTGGTAAAGGTTTCTTTAAGTCATACTAAGGACAAAAACGCAGCAATCAAAATCGCCATGACTAAGGCGGTTTCAGTTAAAGCTATTGTCAACAAGCCCATTGCTGTTGTCGCACCCATCCCGAAGAAAGCCATCGCTGGCGGGAAGCTCGCTACCACGTTGAAGGTCAACGGAAGGCGGGGTTAA